In one Parageobacillus genomosp. 1 genomic region, the following are encoded:
- a CDS encoding KamA family radical SAM protein yields MAQPKYITNIEKITQIPKEEREKLKEITNKYVFRVNEYYLNLINWDDPNDPIKKLVIPNEGELNEYGSWDASDEAANYVVPGCQHKYKTTALLIVSEVCGAYCRFCFRKRLFRSDVQEAMSDVTPGIEYIAQTPEINNVLLTGGDSLILATKKIRQIVERLRAIDHVKIIRFGSKLPVFNPMRIYEDQELLDLFREYSTPEKRIYVMAHVNHPREITEEARKAFQALHDAGVIVVNQTPILKGINDDPEVLAQLLDKLSWAGVTPYYFFVNRPVAGNSDFVLTLEEVYQIVEQAKARTSGLGKRVRLVMSHSSGKIEILAIENGKAYLKYHQSRDDEQYGKFMILDCPKDATWFDDLPGNEQYWKKPVKQAVSVTSVS; encoded by the coding sequence ATGGCACAACCGAAGTATATTACAAATATTGAAAAAATCACACAAATTCCGAAGGAAGAACGGGAAAAATTAAAAGAAATCACTAACAAATATGTATTTAGAGTGAATGAGTATTATCTTAATCTGATTAATTGGGATGACCCGAACGACCCTATAAAGAAATTGGTTATACCGAATGAAGGAGAATTAAACGAATATGGTAGTTGGGACGCTTCCGATGAGGCGGCCAACTATGTGGTGCCAGGATGCCAACACAAGTATAAAACGACTGCATTACTCATTGTTTCAGAGGTTTGTGGAGCATATTGTCGATTTTGTTTCCGGAAGCGTTTGTTTCGTAGTGATGTACAAGAAGCTATGTCAGATGTAACACCCGGAATAGAATATATTGCACAAACTCCTGAAATAAATAACGTTTTATTGACTGGTGGAGACTCTCTTATTTTGGCAACAAAAAAAATTAGACAGATTGTAGAAAGATTACGAGCGATTGACCATGTGAAAATCATCCGTTTCGGTTCAAAATTGCCTGTCTTTAACCCTATGAGAATTTATGAAGATCAGGAACTGCTTGATTTGTTTCGTGAATATTCCACACCAGAAAAACGCATTTATGTCATGGCACATGTGAACCATCCACGTGAAATAACAGAAGAAGCACGTAAAGCCTTCCAAGCTCTTCATGATGCCGGAGTTATCGTTGTGAATCAAACTCCTATCTTAAAAGGAATAAATGATGATCCCGAAGTGTTAGCGCAATTGTTAGATAAACTTTCATGGGCAGGAGTAACACCATATTACTTTTTTGTTAATAGACCGGTAGCAGGCAATAGCGATTTTGTATTAACGCTGGAAGAAGTATATCAAATAGTTGAACAAGCAAAAGCAAGAACATCGGGATTAGGCAAACGCGTTCGCCTCGTTATGAGCCATTCCTCAGGAAAAATTGAAATATTAGCAATCGAAAATGGCAAAGCATATCTGAAATATCACCAGTCAAGAGATGATGAACAATATGGAAAATTTATGATTTTGGATTGCCCAAAAGACGCCACTTGGTTTGATGACTTACCTGGAAATGAACAATATTGGAAAAAACCAGTGAAACAAGCAGTTTCAGTGACTTCGGTTAGCTAA
- a CDS encoding NAD(P)H-binding protein, with amino-acid sequence MVHPGYLSFEPPTGKVEIAEHFESIAGRDIPRGDVAQVIVSCLDMENAKNKTFELLSGNQPIRDALKAL; translated from the coding sequence TTGGTTCATCCGGGGTATCTAAGTTTTGAACCGCCTACGGGCAAAGTAGAAATCGCTGAGCATTTTGAAAGCATTGCAGGAAGAGATATCCCACGCGGAGATGTTGCACAAGTAATCGTATCTTGTCTTGATATGGAAAATGCCAAAAACAAAACATTTGAACTCCTTAGTGGTAATCAACCAATACGAGATGCGCTCAAAGCTCTCTGA
- a CDS encoding NAD(P)H oxidoreductase, translated as MKVLTIVSHPRRESLTFAIAERFIQGLKDAGHEVEIADLYGEEFNPLLYEKDEPDWDNPNKTYSPRVHAEMERLKRNDGLAFIFPLWWYSLPAMVKGYIDRVWNYGFAYGGARLPHKKVLWIPLVGETEESLNKRNFDTMISHYLNVGLAGYTGISQSEVAFLYNTLAEDMENEEEVQKHYESLFRRAYELGNTYSHSLTEK; from the coding sequence ATGAAAGTGTTAACAATTGTCTCACATCCAAGAAGAGAATCCCTTACTTTTGCGATTGCCGAGCGTTTCATTCAAGGCTTAAAAGATGCTGGACATGAAGTGGAAATTGCGGATTTGTACGGTGAAGAATTTAATCCGCTGTTATACGAAAAAGATGAACCTGACTGGGACAACCCTAATAAAACATATTCTCCACGTGTTCATGCAGAAATGGAAAGATTGAAAAGAAACGATGGCTTAGCCTTCATCTTCCCGTTATGGTGGTATTCATTACCGGCGATGGTAAAAGGATATATAGACCGGGTATGGAACTATGGTTTTGCTTATGGAGGAGCGCGTCTCCCGCACAAAAAGGTATTGTGGATTCCGCTTGTCGGGGAGACAGAAGAAAGTCTTAATAAAAGAAATTTCGATACGATGATTTCCCATTATTTGAATGTTGGTTTAGCTGGCTACACAGGTATTTCTCAGTCGGAAGTGGCATTTCTGTATAATACGTTAGCGGAAGATATGGAAAACGAAGAGGAAGTCCAAAAACATTACGAAAGTCTTTTCCGTCGGGCGTATGAGCTAGGGAATACATATAGCCATTCATTAACGGAAAAATAA
- a CDS encoding PH domain-containing protein has protein sequence MSEKKRLHPISVIANIVKQLKDAFFPLVLLIIVGNRTISTVWDIAVPLAVVIYTIVIGIVSWLRFTYRLEEGELRIEQGVFVRKKRYIPFERIQGISISEGFLQRLAGVVKVNIETAGNQFGEAEVVLTAVTREEAEQIQRWIRKAKETMNDETENTASSFVSINQPLQEESKNIIFSMSFWEVFQVAVTSGGALSVIAAIFFFISQFDELIPYERLYKDAQTMLFAHGLFYTMMAVLLIFIVAYIISIIQNMLRYAFFTVEKIDENIIISRGLLERRKVTTPVARVQGIVIKENMIRRWLGYASVYIIHAGGALDDGRQGNIILCPLIKKERIASVISSCLPEYDIHHEFNALPKRACIRYMSRPLYVLILPVCIAAYFLRPWGLLLLLLLPIVSYFGYLSYKEAGWAISPHQLALRSGLFNVKSMYMLKNRIQSMEASFNWFQKRKHLGTIAATVMPGTDARGEVVDLDQEDVKTIYAWLKRTNEAS, from the coding sequence ATGTCTGAGAAAAAACGGCTGCACCCCATTTCTGTCATCGCCAATATTGTTAAACAATTAAAAGACGCATTTTTTCCGCTGGTCCTTCTCATTATAGTCGGAAATAGAACTATTTCCACGGTGTGGGATATCGCCGTGCCATTGGCCGTTGTCATATACACCATTGTGATCGGAATTGTTTCTTGGCTTCGGTTTACCTATCGGTTGGAAGAAGGGGAATTGCGCATTGAACAAGGCGTGTTTGTAAGAAAAAAACGATATATTCCTTTCGAACGCATTCAAGGCATTTCCATTTCCGAAGGCTTTCTGCAACGATTGGCAGGAGTCGTTAAAGTCAATATAGAAACAGCAGGAAATCAGTTCGGAGAAGCTGAAGTGGTATTAACGGCGGTGACAAGGGAAGAAGCAGAACAAATTCAACGTTGGATTCGAAAAGCAAAGGAGACAATGAATGATGAAACGGAAAATACCGCGTCTTCTTTTGTCTCCATCAATCAACCGTTACAGGAAGAATCGAAAAATATCATTTTTTCGATGAGTTTTTGGGAAGTTTTTCAAGTAGCGGTGACAAGCGGCGGGGCGCTTAGCGTTATTGCTGCGATTTTCTTTTTTATTTCCCAATTTGACGAGCTTATTCCTTATGAAAGACTGTATAAAGATGCGCAAACGATGCTGTTCGCACATGGTTTATTTTATACGATGATGGCTGTTTTATTGATTTTTATTGTCGCCTATATTATATCCATTATTCAAAATATGCTGCGGTACGCGTTTTTTACGGTGGAAAAAATAGATGAAAACATCATCATTTCCAGAGGATTGCTGGAAAGAAGAAAAGTGACAACGCCTGTCGCACGGGTTCAAGGGATTGTGATAAAGGAAAACATGATTCGCCGCTGGCTTGGGTATGCTTCCGTTTATATCATTCATGCAGGCGGGGCATTGGATGATGGCCGTCAAGGGAATATTATACTCTGCCCGTTAATAAAGAAAGAACGGATTGCTTCCGTTATTTCTTCCTGTCTTCCGGAGTATGACATCCACCATGAATTCAATGCTTTGCCAAAGCGAGCATGCATCCGCTACATGTCCCGTCCTTTATACGTGTTGATTCTTCCTGTTTGTATCGCTGCTTATTTCTTGCGTCCATGGGGGCTGTTGCTTTTGTTATTGCTTCCGATCGTTTCTTATTTCGGCTACTTAAGTTACAAAGAGGCCGGCTGGGCGATCTCACCTCATCAGCTAGCATTAAGAAGCGGCTTATTCAACGTGAAATCCATGTATATGTTAAAAAATCGTATCCAATCCATGGAAGCTTCTTTTAACTGGTTTCAGAAGCGAAAACACCTCGGGACCATTGCGGCAACGGTCATGCCTGGAACCGACGCCCGTGGAGAAGTGGTGGATCTTGATCAGGAAGATGTGAAAACAATATATGCGTGGCTGAAGCGGACAAACGAAGCATCGTAA
- a CDS encoding PH domain-containing protein, giving the protein MNGEPRKKISERALSVWRIYGIIGLAVSFAVFAAATVLIIIFDGPKWIIPILILLFIGEGYLFLFFIPRLRWRRWRYEVREQEIEIQHGLFTVKRTLIPMIRVQHVDSKQGPLFKKYKLASVTISTAAAVHEIPALDEEEAEELRYSISRLARVADDDV; this is encoded by the coding sequence ATGAATGGGGAACCTAGAAAAAAAATCTCCGAACGAGCGTTATCGGTGTGGCGGATATACGGAATAATTGGATTGGCTGTTTCTTTTGCTGTTTTTGCCGCTGCCACTGTCTTGATTATTATTTTTGACGGTCCGAAATGGATTATTCCTATCTTGATTCTTTTATTTATAGGGGAAGGTTATCTGTTTCTCTTTTTTATCCCAAGATTACGCTGGCGGCGGTGGCGCTATGAAGTGCGCGAGCAGGAAATCGAGATTCAACATGGCTTGTTTACAGTAAAGCGTACGTTGATCCCAATGATTCGCGTGCAACACGTCGATTCTAAGCAAGGGCCATTGTTCAAAAAATACAAATTGGCTTCCGTAACGATTTCGACAGCTGCAGCAGTGCATGAAATTCCGGCACTTGATGAAGAGGAAGCAGAGGAATTGCGCTATTCTATTTCTAGATTGGCGAGGGTGGCGGATGACGATGTCTGA
- a CDS encoding sporulation protein codes for MFKKFLSSIGIGAARVDTKLSKTQYAPGETVEGIVEIHGGNVEQQIDEIYLSLVTTYIREIDDKKYQENAVLEKYKVTGSLTIRPNETKTIPFQFVLPYDVPITKGKTKVWIQTGLDIKMAIDPQDRDYIEIEPHPLVAAFLEATRRLGFRLREVQCEQAPRYLRRRLPFVQEFEFKPTSGAFKGRLDELEAIFFVSEHQAEVILEIDRKARGLSGLLAESLNMDETLIRFTYDANDLPSLPQLLMNTISRYC; via the coding sequence ATGTTTAAAAAGTTCTTAAGTTCCATCGGCATTGGCGCTGCTAGGGTGGATACAAAGCTGTCCAAAACACAATACGCCCCCGGCGAAACGGTAGAGGGAATTGTCGAAATCCATGGAGGAAACGTAGAACAGCAAATTGATGAAATTTACTTGTCATTAGTGACCACCTATATTCGCGAAATCGATGATAAAAAATATCAAGAGAATGCCGTTTTAGAAAAATACAAAGTAACCGGTTCGTTGACGATTCGCCCCAATGAAACAAAAACAATCCCATTTCAATTCGTTCTTCCTTATGACGTCCCAATTACGAAAGGAAAAACAAAAGTTTGGATTCAAACCGGCTTAGATATTAAAATGGCAATCGACCCGCAAGACCGCGATTATATCGAAATCGAGCCGCATCCTCTCGTTGCTGCATTTCTTGAAGCCACCCGCCGCTTAGGTTTCCGTTTGCGCGAAGTGCAATGCGAACAAGCGCCGCGATATTTGCGCAGAAGACTGCCGTTTGTTCAGGAATTTGAATTCAAGCCGACAAGCGGGGCGTTCAAAGGACGATTAGATGAACTCGAAGCGATTTTCTTTGTTTCCGAACATCAAGCCGAAGTCATTTTAGAGATTGACAGAAAAGCCCGCGGTTTAAGCGGCTTGCTCGCGGAATCGCTGAACATGGACGAAACCCTCATCCGCTTTACTTATGATGCTAATGATCTTCCTTCTCTGCCGCAATTATTAATGAATACCATCAGTCGGTACTGCTGA
- a CDS encoding DUF4083 family protein has protein sequence MNLGIGDLVLLFVNILAVSFFIVAFVAMIVFIVRNVGKKERNYHQQLEEKLDRIIELLEKERLGK, from the coding sequence ATGAACCTTGGTATAGGAGATCTTGTTTTGCTGTTTGTAAACATATTGGCCGTTAGTTTCTTCATTGTAGCTTTCGTAGCGATGATTGTTTTTATCGTGCGCAACGTAGGGAAAAAAGAAAGAAACTATCACCAACAACTAGAGGAAAAGCTTGATCGGATTATCGAGCTTTTGGAAAAAGAACGGTTAGGGAAGTAA
- a CDS encoding YnfA family protein, translating into MVYAIFLFVLAGLAEIGGGYLIWLWLREGKPLWYGIIGAVILILYGIIPTLQQFPSFGRVYAAYGGVFIILSVLWGWGIDNKTPDTYDWIGAVICLIGVFVMLWAPRN; encoded by the coding sequence ATCGTCTACGCTATTTTCTTGTTTGTTCTTGCTGGATTAGCAGAAATTGGCGGCGGTTATCTTATTTGGCTATGGCTTAGGGAAGGGAAACCGTTATGGTATGGAATAATCGGCGCTGTCATTTTGATTTTATACGGCATCATCCCGACGCTGCAGCAATTCCCCTCGTTCGGAAGAGTGTACGCAGCTTATGGGGGAGTATTTATCATTTTATCCGTCTTGTGGGGATGGGGAATTGATAATAAAACCCCTGATACATATGATTGGATCGGCGCGGTTATTTGCCTAATCGGCGTTTTCGTCATGTTATGGGCGCCGCGGAATTAA
- a CDS encoding DMT family transporter yields MKWLWMILAIVAGMATSVQAGVNGGLGKRVGVMEGAFVSFLIGTIVLFLLQLFFGKGDLLQMFSVPKWQLLGGVLGAFYVFVMVLIVPKVGVATSIMAVVAGQLVMSSIIDHFGLLGGQHIPFDMRRMAGIILLFCALWLFYKK; encoded by the coding sequence ATGAAATGGCTATGGATGATCCTCGCGATAGTGGCGGGAATGGCAACGTCGGTGCAGGCTGGCGTCAATGGCGGCCTCGGCAAGAGAGTCGGCGTGATGGAAGGAGCGTTCGTTTCTTTTCTCATCGGCACGATCGTGTTATTTTTATTGCAGTTGTTTTTTGGAAAAGGGGATTTGCTGCAAATGTTTTCCGTTCCAAAATGGCAGCTGCTTGGTGGGGTGCTCGGGGCGTTTTATGTATTTGTCATGGTGCTAATCGTTCCGAAAGTCGGGGTCGCTACTTCCATCATGGCTGTTGTTGCCGGACAGTTGGTGATGAGTTCCATCATCGATCACTTCGGTTTGCTTGGCGGGCAGCATATTCCTTTTGACATGAGAAGAATGGCGGGAATCATACTATTGTTTTGCGCCTTGTGGCTTTTTTATAAAAAATGA
- a CDS encoding chromate transporter has product MNTKGQTQFQPKGSVWEVWKTAFRLGLTSFGGPAAHLGYFHEEYVKRRKWLDEKTYADLVALCQFLPGPASSQVGIGIGFMRAGFCGGLAAWLGFTLPSALALSLFAYFLQGTSLSDTDWMHGLLVVAVAVVAQAVWGMAKNFAYDRFRASIAIVAAIWTLLIPSVFSQVGIIVAAGIAGSLWLRSTAAPKPAPLAVHVSKKTAVILLLLFAALLGLLPLARVLTESPLVALFDSFYRSGALVFGGGHVVLPLLQAEVVSTGWLTADEFLAGYGAAQAVPGPLFTFASYVGMASLGWKGAAVATIAIFLPSFLLIIGVFPFWNWLRHHPRFQAALGGINAAVVGILLAALYDPVWTKAVKGPLDFSLALAAFALLTIWKWPSWLLVLFSFIVGLILSFAS; this is encoded by the coding sequence TTGAATACAAAAGGACAAACACAGTTCCAGCCAAAAGGTTCCGTTTGGGAAGTATGGAAAACAGCGTTTCGCCTTGGCTTGACTTCGTTTGGCGGACCGGCAGCCCATTTAGGATATTTTCATGAGGAATATGTCAAGCGGCGGAAATGGCTGGATGAAAAAACATACGCCGATTTAGTGGCGCTTTGTCAGTTTCTTCCCGGACCCGCGAGCAGCCAAGTCGGAATCGGAATTGGGTTTATGCGGGCTGGCTTTTGTGGCGGTCTAGCCGCATGGCTTGGTTTTACCCTTCCTTCTGCACTCGCACTTAGTTTGTTTGCTTATTTTTTACAAGGCACTTCATTAAGCGATACAGATTGGATGCACGGACTGCTGGTGGTCGCGGTCGCAGTCGTGGCGCAAGCGGTTTGGGGCATGGCGAAAAATTTTGCCTATGATCGTTTTCGTGCTTCGATCGCTATTGTCGCTGCGATTTGGACATTGCTCATTCCAAGCGTATTCAGCCAGGTGGGCATCATTGTTGCCGCTGGAATCGCTGGCTCGCTTTGGCTGCGAAGCACCGCTGCACCAAAGCCTGCCCCGCTGGCGGTTCATGTCAGTAAAAAAACAGCGGTCATCCTGCTTTTGTTGTTTGCTGCTTTACTAGGCTTGCTTCCCCTTGCGCGCGTGCTGACCGAATCCCCATTAGTGGCGCTGTTCGATAGCTTCTACCGCTCAGGTGCATTAGTATTTGGGGGAGGACATGTCGTTCTTCCATTGCTGCAGGCGGAAGTCGTTTCTACAGGATGGTTGACAGCCGATGAGTTTCTCGCGGGATACGGCGCAGCCCAGGCGGTGCCGGGGCCGTTGTTTACGTTCGCTTCGTACGTAGGAATGGCAAGCCTCGGCTGGAAAGGAGCAGCGGTGGCTACGATCGCTATCTTTCTTCCTTCTTTTCTATTAATCATTGGCGTGTTCCCATTTTGGAACTGGTTGCGCCATCATCCGCGCTTCCAAGCAGCGCTCGGCGGCATTAACGCCGCGGTGGTTGGAATTTTGCTGGCAGCGTTGTATGATCCGGTCTGGACAAAAGCGGTGAAAGGGCCGCTTGATTTTTCCCTCGCGCTCGCGGCATTTGCGTTATTAACGATTTGGAAATGGCCGTCTTGGCTGCTGGTTCTCTTTTCTTTTATAGTAGGCCTTATTCTTTCTTTTGCTTCATAA
- a CDS encoding QueT transporter family protein, with translation MNIRTIVVNGILAAVYIAVTMLIQPFGFTNVQFRVSEMLNHLVVFNKKYFFGIVLGVFFANLFFSPMVAYDLVFGVGQSVIALLITIFSMRYVKNIWARMAVNTVVFTFTMFLIAWELKLAFDLPFLFTWLTTAAGEFVVMAVGAPIMYAVNQRAHLDKLV, from the coding sequence ATGAACATTAGAACTATCGTCGTCAACGGCATTTTAGCGGCTGTGTACATCGCGGTGACGATGCTGATTCAGCCGTTTGGATTTACTAATGTGCAGTTTCGCGTGTCGGAAATGCTGAATCACCTCGTCGTGTTTAATAAAAAATATTTCTTCGGCATTGTGTTAGGCGTCTTTTTTGCGAACTTGTTTTTCTCGCCGATGGTGGCGTACGATCTCGTTTTCGGGGTCGGACAGTCGGTCATCGCCCTCTTGATCACGATTTTTTCGATGCGGTATGTGAAAAATATATGGGCGCGGATGGCTGTCAATACGGTGGTGTTTACGTTTACGATGTTTTTGATTGCTTGGGAGTTAAAGCTGGCGTTTGACCTGCCATTCCTTTTCACCTGGCTGACGACCGCAGCAGGAGAATTTGTCGTCATGGCGGTTGGCGCACCGATTATGTATGCGGTAAACCAGCGGGCCCATCTGGATAAATTAGTGTAA